A genome region from Ligilactobacillus cholophilus includes the following:
- a CDS encoding peptide MFS transporter, with amino-acid sequence MLELIILEELLVDTQKQDHSFFGQPRGLLTLFSTEMWERFSYYGMRAILLFYMYFAISKGGLGFNEATAASIMSIYGSLVYMAGVVGGWLSDRVWGSRKTVFIGGVFIMLGHIALSLPFGAAALYVSIALIVIGTGLLKPNVSDMVGDLYSEEDRRRDAGFNIFVFGINLGAAIAPWAVPFVANLFGHNGNMNFHAGFALAAIGMFIGLIQYYFDGKKYLSKESLEPKDPISKEDLKPLINKIIIGVVALIAVLVLMAVAGQLNIDNVITLITIIAIALPIIYFVIMLRSKKVTKVERHRVSAYIPLFIAAAIFWGIEESGSVVLALFAENRTVLHIGSWHFAASNFQTLNPLFIMILTPIFVWLWDHWKKQPSAPGKFAAGLIFAGLSYAWMALPGILEGTSGRVSPFWLVGSWFIVEIGEMLISPIGLSVTTKLAPKAFRSQMMSMWFLADAAGQAINAQIVKYYSTATEVPYFLIIGGVSIVFGIILCFFVKKIHALMDGVD; translated from the coding sequence ATGTTAGAATTAATCATTTTGGAGGAATTATTAGTGGATACACAGAAACAAGATCATTCGTTCTTTGGGCAACCTAGAGGACTGCTTACATTGTTCTCTACAGAAATGTGGGAACGATTTAGTTACTATGGAATGCGAGCAATTTTACTATTCTACATGTACTTTGCAATTAGCAAGGGTGGATTAGGATTTAATGAGGCTACTGCAGCATCAATCATGTCAATTTACGGTTCATTAGTTTACATGGCCGGAGTTGTCGGTGGTTGGTTGAGTGACCGTGTATGGGGAAGTCGAAAGACAGTCTTCATTGGCGGTGTATTCATTATGCTTGGTCATATCGCACTTTCATTACCATTTGGTGCAGCTGCATTATATGTATCAATTGCATTAATCGTTATCGGTACTGGTTTATTGAAACCAAACGTTTCTGATATGGTTGGTGATTTATATAGCGAAGAAGACCGCAGACGTGATGCAGGTTTCAACATTTTTGTTTTCGGTATTAACTTAGGTGCTGCAATTGCACCATGGGCAGTACCATTTGTTGCTAACTTATTCGGCCACAATGGTAACATGAACTTCCACGCAGGTTTCGCATTAGCTGCTATTGGTATGTTCATCGGTTTAATCCAATACTACTTTGATGGTAAAAAATACTTATCAAAAGAAAGCTTGGAACCAAAAGATCCTATTAGTAAAGAAGATTTAAAACCATTAATCAACAAAATTATTATCGGTGTAGTTGCATTGATTGCTGTTTTAGTATTAATGGCTGTAGCTGGACAATTAAATATTGATAATGTAATTACATTAATTACAATTATCGCAATTGCCTTACCAATTATTTACTTTGTAATTATGCTTAGAAGTAAAAAAGTTACAAAGGTTGAACGTCACCGTGTAAGTGCATATATCCCATTATTCATTGCTGCTGCAATTTTCTGGGGTATTGAAGAATCAGGTTCAGTTGTTTTAGCTTTATTTGCTGAAAACCGTACAGTATTACATATTGGTTCATGGCACTTTGCTGCTTCTAACTTCCAAACATTGAACCCATTGTTCATCATGATTCTTACACCAATCTTTGTTTGGTTATGGGATCACTGGAAGAAACAACCAAGTGCACCTGGTAAATTCGCTGCTGGTTTGATTTTTGCCGGATTATCATACGCTTGGATGGCACTTCCTGGTATTTTAGAAGGAACAAGCGGCCGTGTTAGCCCATTCTGGTTAGTTGGTTCATGGTTCATTGTTGAAATCGGTGAAATGTTGATTTCTCCAATTGGATTATCTGTAACAACAAAATTAGCACCAAAAGCTTTCCGTTCACAAATGATGAGTATGTGGTTCCTTGCTGATGCTGCTGGTCAAGCTATTAACGCACAAATTGTTAAATACTACTCAACAGCTACAGAAGTACCATACTTCTTAATCATTGGTGGTGTAAGTATCGTATTTGGTATCATCCTTTGCTTCTTCGTTAAGAAGATTCATGCTTTAATGGATGGTGTAGATTAA